A genomic region of Nitrospira lenta contains the following coding sequences:
- a CDS encoding SDR family oxidoreductase yields the protein MKERSLNGKVVLIGGGAKNLGGLISRTFAADGAKIAVHFNSLSTKEDADKTVSDIEAAGGNAFAIRGDFTRVAEVVAAFAAVKKQYGGIDIAINTVGKVLKKPFGETTEAEYDSMAAINSKAAYFFIQEAGKQLNDGGKICTIVTSLLAAYTGFYSTYGGMKAPVEHFTRAASKEFGGRGISVTAVGPGPMDTPFFYGQESPEAVAYHQSASALGGLTKIEDIVPLIKFLVTDGWWITGQTIFANGGYTTR from the coding sequence ATGAAGGAACGCTCGCTCAACGGCAAGGTCGTCCTTATTGGCGGCGGAGCCAAGAACCTCGGCGGGCTTATCAGCCGAACCTTCGCCGCAGATGGCGCCAAGATCGCTGTCCACTTCAACAGCCTGTCAACGAAGGAGGATGCGGACAAGACCGTGTCCGATATCGAGGCAGCCGGCGGCAATGCATTTGCCATCCGGGGCGACTTCACCAGAGTCGCCGAGGTTGTTGCTGCGTTTGCTGCTGTAAAGAAGCAGTACGGCGGCATCGACATCGCCATCAACACCGTCGGTAAGGTGCTGAAGAAACCTTTCGGAGAGACGACCGAAGCAGAATACGACTCGATGGCCGCGATCAACTCCAAGGCGGCGTACTTTTTCATCCAGGAAGCCGGCAAGCAGCTCAACGACGGGGGCAAGATTTGCACGATCGTCACCTCGCTCCTCGCGGCCTATACGGGCTTCTACTCGACTTATGGTGGCATGAAGGCTCCGGTGGAACACTTCACCCGTGCCGCATCAAAAGAGTTCGGCGGTCGCGGTATCTCCGTGACCGCTGTCGGTCCGGGCCCTATGGACACCCCGTTCTTCTATGGCCAGGAGAGCCCTGAGGCGGTTGCCTATCACCAATCCGCTTCTGCACTCGGCGGGCTGACAAAGATCGAGGATATTGTGCCGCTCATCAAGTTCCTTGTCACTGACGGCTGGTGGATTACCGGGCAGACCATCTTTGCCAACGGCGGGTATACCACGCGATAG
- a CDS encoding Rieske 2Fe-2S domain-containing protein, with amino-acid sequence MPDEQWTDIGRVEELKLRPVQTVMCGTTPIALTYKNGSFAAISDACNHVGGPLGQGTLDGEFIVCPWHYWKFHRQTGQGEPGYEEDQVPAYVTKVENGRLYIDLSSATKRKKQKQQPHPLARPVVRQPGPVRVLGISTTAMTLGHPRYSTSDAMLDVALEHATAALQLETQCIKLRELSFRACEGFYSKSAYACTWPCSITQMDPTDQLDRVYEAIVHWADVILISTPIRWGNASSLYYKMVERMNCIQNQETIANKHLLKNKVAAFIIMGGQDNVQGVAGQLMTFFAEVGCQFPQFPFVAHSRGWSAEDMERNVSEVQHSRELREGVQALVARASDMAKLMVGGQFPDHPLARGGRKAHQLDSESAR; translated from the coding sequence ATGCCGGACGAGCAGTGGACCGATATCGGACGTGTCGAAGAGCTGAAGCTGAGGCCGGTACAGACAGTCATGTGCGGCACGACGCCAATTGCCCTTACGTACAAGAATGGGTCGTTTGCCGCGATCTCCGACGCCTGCAACCATGTCGGCGGTCCCTTGGGCCAAGGTACGCTCGACGGCGAGTTCATCGTCTGTCCTTGGCATTACTGGAAGTTCCACCGCCAGACCGGCCAAGGAGAGCCGGGCTACGAAGAGGATCAGGTCCCGGCCTATGTCACTAAAGTAGAGAACGGCCGGCTCTATATCGATCTGTCGTCGGCGACGAAACGAAAGAAGCAGAAACAGCAGCCTCATCCCCTAGCCCGTCCGGTCGTCCGCCAGCCTGGTCCAGTCCGCGTTCTGGGGATCTCGACGACGGCTATGACCCTGGGACATCCGCGGTACAGCACCTCCGACGCGATGTTGGATGTGGCGTTGGAGCATGCCACCGCCGCGCTTCAACTGGAGACCCAGTGCATCAAGCTCCGCGAGCTGAGCTTTCGTGCCTGCGAGGGGTTCTATTCGAAATCGGCTTATGCCTGTACCTGGCCCTGTTCGATCACGCAGATGGATCCGACGGATCAACTCGATCGCGTGTACGAAGCGATCGTGCATTGGGCCGATGTAATTCTGATATCCACCCCCATCCGCTGGGGCAATGCCAGCAGCTTGTATTACAAGATGGTCGAGCGGATGAACTGTATCCAGAATCAGGAGACCATCGCGAATAAACATCTACTCAAAAACAAAGTCGCTGCGTTCATCATTATGGGTGGCCAAGACAATGTGCAAGGCGTCGCGGGGCAACTCATGACCTTTTTCGCCGAAGTCGGCTGCCAGTTTCCGCAGTTCCCGTTCGTCGCGCATTCCCGGGGTTGGAGCGCGGAGGATATGGAGCGGAATGTCAGCGAGGTGCAGCACAGCCGGGAACTTCGGGAGGGGGTGCAGGCCCTCGTGGCGCGCGCGTCGGACATGGCGAAACTCATGGTCGGCGGTCAGTTTCCTGACCATCCGCTCGCGCGCGGCGGACGGAAAGCCCATCAGCTGGACAGTGAATCGGCCAGGTGA
- a CDS encoding CDGSH iron-sulfur domain-containing protein, whose product MSSQRKITVSNNGPYLVSGSVPLAVQIIGVNSAGESILWVDGDTLPTSAEYALCRCGASNTKPFCDGTHAKIGFDGTESASRKPVIEQAELLDGPTMQLADAEGLCAFARFCDPNGRVWNQVEHTDDPKVRAQFIRQTGDCPAGRLIAVDKGTGQPIEPALSQSIGIVEDPALECSGPLWARGGIQLIGVDGQAYETRNRMTLCRCGRSENKPFCDGAHAADPKFNDGLK is encoded by the coding sequence ATGTCCAGTCAGCGCAAGATCACCGTTTCGAACAATGGCCCCTATCTCGTTTCCGGTTCAGTCCCGCTCGCCGTTCAGATCATCGGAGTCAACAGCGCCGGCGAGTCGATTCTGTGGGTGGATGGCGACACGCTTCCGACCTCGGCGGAATATGCGCTCTGCCGTTGCGGAGCATCGAACACAAAGCCGTTCTGTGACGGCACGCACGCCAAAATCGGTTTCGATGGGACTGAATCGGCCAGCCGCAAGCCGGTCATCGAACAGGCGGAGCTGCTCGACGGGCCGACGATGCAACTGGCCGACGCTGAGGGTTTGTGCGCCTTCGCGCGCTTTTGCGATCCGAACGGCCGTGTATGGAACCAAGTGGAACACACGGATGACCCCAAGGTACGCGCGCAGTTCATCCGGCAGACGGGCGACTGCCCTGCAGGCCGATTGATTGCCGTCGACAAAGGTACCGGTCAGCCGATCGAGCCAGCCTTGTCGCAGTCGATCGGGATCGTCGAAGATCCGGCGTTGGAGTGCAGCGGTCCGTTGTGGGCGCGCGGCGGCATTCAACTCATCGGCGTGGATGGCCAGGCCTACGAAACTCGCAATCGCATGACTCTGTGCCGCTGCGGCCGGTCCGAGAACAAACCCTTCTGCGACGGAGCGCATGCGGCCGACCCCAAGTTTAACGATGGTCTGAAGTGA
- a CDS encoding CDGSH iron-sulfur domain-containing protein: protein MEKPVIAAKQPAVLSLEPGTYYWCRCGRSKSQPFCDGSHKVTSFTPMEFTTTEKKTVALCQCKQTKNPPFCDGTHKTL from the coding sequence ATGGAAAAGCCGGTCATCGCAGCCAAGCAACCCGCGGTCTTGTCGTTGGAGCCGGGCACTTACTATTGGTGCCGCTGTGGACGTTCGAAGAGCCAGCCGTTTTGTGACGGGTCTCACAAGGTGACCAGTTTCACGCCCATGGAATTCACCACGACCGAGAAGAAGACGGTCGCGCTCTGTCAGTGCAAGCAGACCAAGAATCCGCCGTTTTGCGACGGGACACACAAGACGCTTTGA
- a CDS encoding c-type cytochrome produces the protein MKTVLTGVVIAAFAIVPWPAGMGEPLAHAADGDVRKGKAIYEKHCVLCHGPQGRGDGPVGKTINPPAADFASAASKKKPDAELLATIEKGRPPTAMVGWKGQLSDAEMQDVLAYVKSLRQ, from the coding sequence ATGAAAACGGTTCTGACGGGTGTGGTTATTGCGGCCTTCGCTATCGTGCCGTGGCCGGCAGGGATGGGCGAGCCCCTTGCGCATGCGGCCGATGGAGATGTCCGAAAGGGCAAGGCTATCTATGAGAAACATTGTGTGCTTTGTCACGGTCCCCAAGGTCGAGGAGACGGCCCTGTCGGAAAAACCATCAACCCCCCCGCAGCCGATTTCGCCAGTGCGGCGAGCAAGAAAAAACCCGATGCAGAATTGTTGGCCACGATCGAGAAGGGCCGCCCGCCAACGGCGATGGTGGGCTGGAAGGGACAACTGTCGGACGCCGAGATGCAGGATGTCCTGGCCTATGTGAAGAGTCTGCGACAGTGA
- a CDS encoding VOC family protein codes for MRAHYLGHVVFYVKDLQRSLAFYRDLLGFKEVGRIFNGAAAALTSGRTHHELLLIQVGDAPGPSQGRRRGLYHIGIKVGDNLDELRAAKRELEQAGVTIDGMSDHTVSQSLYLHDPDGNEVEVYVDADESVWKNDPAAVVSPIKPLYL; via the coding sequence ATGAGAGCGCACTATCTCGGTCACGTCGTGTTCTATGTGAAAGATCTGCAACGGTCGCTCGCCTTCTATCGCGATCTGTTGGGTTTCAAAGAAGTCGGGAGGATTTTCAACGGCGCAGCGGCCGCGCTCACGTCTGGTCGCACCCATCACGAGTTATTGCTGATCCAGGTGGGCGATGCGCCGGGGCCTTCACAGGGCCGGCGGCGCGGGCTTTATCACATCGGTATCAAGGTCGGCGACAACCTTGATGAGCTGCGCGCGGCGAAGCGGGAACTGGAACAGGCCGGGGTGACGATCGACGGTATGAGCGATCACACGGTGAGCCAGAGTCTCTATCTGCATGATCCCGATGGGAACGAAGTCGAAGTGTACGTCGATGCGGATGAGTCGGTCTGGAAGAACGATCCGGCGGCAGTCGTGTCGCCGATCAAGCCGCTGTACCTCTAA
- a CDS encoding VOC family protein, with protein MAVQVYGCNHIVIEVTDAKKAVKFYSDVFGLKMLRGGEGAAWCKLGEHQFMAIFEVEHLQPDRVKHFGLMVRDAKQIKEVRQKLTKKYKLKMQPGFRCDFRDPWGNRIQVGDLSDESLVWLLPYQEVQKAGITFGR; from the coding sequence ATGGCGGTGCAGGTCTACGGCTGTAATCACATTGTCATCGAAGTGACCGACGCCAAGAAGGCCGTGAAATTCTATTCCGATGTGTTCGGCTTGAAGATGCTCCGGGGCGGTGAAGGGGCGGCCTGGTGCAAATTGGGCGAACATCAGTTCATGGCGATCTTTGAGGTCGAGCACCTGCAACCGGATCGCGTGAAGCATTTTGGGCTGATGGTCCGCGATGCCAAGCAGATCAAGGAAGTGAGACAGAAGCTGACGAAGAAGTACAAGCTGAAGATGCAGCCGGGTTTCCGCTGCGACTTTCGCGATCCTTGGGGCAATCGCATTCAAGTCGGCGATCTGAGCGACGAATCGCTTGTGTGGCTGCTCCCCTATCAGGAAGTGCAGAAGGCCGGCATCACGTTCGGGAGGTGA
- a CDS encoding GlcG/HbpS family heme-binding protein — protein MKFKSQCRRRVWSSVWKPVMLAACVFGLSPVLVSAEELPREAVLPMPLAATAAKAAVDQCAKDGYRVSVAVVDRAGILRAFLRADGAGPHTVESSEKKAYTAASMRGPTANGAELIAKNPALQGLQHMNDRILFLAGGLPIDIGGEVVGGIGVGGAPGGHLDAACAQAGLDSIGAAPKFTGAK, from the coding sequence ATGAAATTCAAGAGCCAGTGTCGCCGCCGTGTGTGGTCGTCCGTCTGGAAGCCGGTCATGCTTGCGGCCTGCGTCTTCGGATTGTCTCCCGTGCTTGTCTCGGCGGAGGAGTTGCCGCGTGAAGCGGTATTGCCAATGCCGCTCGCCGCGACGGCGGCGAAGGCTGCCGTAGATCAGTGTGCGAAAGATGGCTATCGAGTCAGCGTCGCGGTCGTGGATCGGGCCGGCATACTGAGGGCATTTCTGCGGGCAGACGGAGCCGGACCGCATACCGTCGAAAGCAGCGAAAAAAAGGCCTACACCGCGGCAAGTATGCGCGGACCGACGGCGAACGGCGCGGAGCTGATCGCCAAGAACCCGGCGCTGCAGGGATTGCAGCATATGAACGACCGGATTCTGTTTTTGGCCGGCGGTTTGCCGATCGACATCGGCGGTGAAGTCGTCGGCGGGATCGGCGTCGGAGGCGCGCCGGGAGGACATTTGGACGCGGCTTGCGCGCAAGCGGGGTTGGACAGCATCGGCGCCGCGCCGAAATTCACCGGGGCTAAATAG
- a CDS encoding DsbA family oxidoreductase → MTAAPLRIEIYSDVVCPWCYVGKRRLERALMEFDGDTRITWRPFQLNPTLPEDGMDRTAYLEAKFGSREAFRRLEEQVLAAGSAEQIPFAFDKIARTPKTFLAHRLIWFAEREGRQDAVVDSLFRGYFEEGADIGGISVLVDLAGRAGLDRESVARMLQSDEGAAEVKAEEATGRTLGIRGVPYFIMNGTSAISGAQPSDRFVEALKQVQSLLAR, encoded by the coding sequence GTGACGGCAGCGCCGCTTCGCATCGAGATCTATTCCGACGTCGTTTGCCCATGGTGCTATGTGGGCAAGCGACGGCTGGAGCGAGCGCTCATGGAGTTCGATGGAGACACGCGGATTACCTGGCGCCCGTTTCAGCTAAATCCTACGCTGCCGGAGGATGGGATGGATCGGACGGCGTATCTCGAAGCGAAGTTCGGAAGCCGCGAGGCTTTCCGGCGGCTGGAGGAACAGGTGCTGGCCGCCGGATCGGCGGAGCAAATTCCGTTTGCCTTCGACAAGATCGCGCGCACCCCGAAGACTTTCCTGGCGCATCGGCTGATCTGGTTTGCCGAACGGGAAGGACGTCAGGACGCGGTGGTTGACTCGCTGTTCCGGGGTTATTTTGAAGAGGGGGCTGATATCGGCGGGATCTCCGTTCTGGTTGATCTTGCCGGCCGTGCCGGATTGGATCGGGAGAGTGTCGCACGCATGCTTCAGAGCGACGAAGGCGCCGCCGAGGTGAAGGCCGAGGAAGCGACCGGCCGTACGCTTGGAATCCGCGGCGTCCCCTATTTCATTATGAACGGAACGTCTGCGATCTCAGGCGCGCAGCCTTCAGATCGATTTGTGGAAGCGCTCAAACAGGTTCAGAGCCTCTTGGCGCGGTAG
- a CDS encoding pirin family protein produces the protein MKQQSTSVVAAAKKLVGVYRAGSHHMVGDGFPVRNMIPGANGSDEQFSPFLLLDYMGPKYFPPTYRRLGVGEHPHRGFETVTIMYQGKVAHRDSTGSGGVIGPGDVQWMTAASGIVHEELHDEEFAEQGGTLEGVQLWVNLPRAFKMSPPRYQTLVSQDIPTVELPDGAGRVRVIAGEFQGVAGPATTFSPVHLYDLRLTAGHRVELTLPAGFNTSVLVLRGRVAVNGSQEANEADLALFEQDGERVTLEAKEDATLLVLSGEPIEEPIARYGPFVMNTREELMQAAQDYQAGKMGHLS, from the coding sequence ATGAAGCAGCAATCTACAAGTGTCGTCGCAGCGGCCAAGAAACTGGTCGGAGTGTATCGGGCAGGATCTCATCATATGGTCGGTGACGGGTTTCCGGTTCGCAATATGATTCCCGGCGCTAACGGCAGCGATGAGCAATTTTCTCCGTTCTTGCTGCTGGACTATATGGGGCCGAAGTATTTCCCGCCGACCTACCGGCGGCTCGGTGTGGGCGAGCATCCGCATCGAGGGTTTGAAACGGTGACGATCATGTATCAAGGCAAGGTGGCGCATCGCGACTCGACCGGCAGCGGCGGCGTGATCGGCCCCGGCGATGTGCAGTGGATGACGGCGGCGTCCGGCATCGTGCATGAAGAATTGCACGATGAAGAGTTTGCCGAGCAGGGAGGCACCTTGGAAGGTGTGCAGCTCTGGGTGAATCTTCCGCGGGCGTTCAAAATGTCCCCGCCGCGGTATCAGACGCTGGTGAGTCAGGACATTCCGACGGTGGAGCTTCCCGACGGCGCCGGACGGGTTCGCGTCATCGCGGGCGAGTTTCAGGGCGTCGCCGGGCCGGCGACGACCTTCAGCCCGGTTCACCTGTACGATCTTCGTCTGACGGCGGGACACCGGGTTGAGTTGACGCTGCCGGCGGGATTTAATACGTCGGTGCTCGTGCTCCGGGGACGGGTGGCCGTCAACGGATCGCAGGAGGCCAATGAGGCTGACTTGGCCTTGTTCGAGCAGGACGGCGAACGCGTGACACTTGAGGCCAAGGAGGATGCGACGCTGCTCGTGCTTAGCGGAGAGCCGATCGAAGAACCGATCGCCCGCTATGGTCCGTTTGTCATGAATACTCGCGAAGAGTTGATGCAGGCGGCGCAGGATTATCAGGCCGGAAAGATGGGCCATCTGTCGTGA
- a CDS encoding DUF5069 domain-containing protein, protein MKMNLDKVGTLASDLRKSYPRSPREKLGGYVIAARCVDKCRAFLLGINGEYNYWPCSLAGQWFSFTGITPEQLKDVVATGATDEQIAEWIEGASKVKDANDVLKWNNKLRDMRLSDMSLEAQRYLEDYIPKVVPAHRPVYVWFDVYDLEERRL, encoded by the coding sequence ATGAAAATGAATTTGGACAAAGTCGGAACCTTGGCCTCGGATCTTCGGAAAAGCTATCCCCGTAGTCCTCGTGAAAAACTGGGCGGCTATGTGATTGCCGCCCGCTGCGTGGATAAATGCCGGGCCTTCTTGCTCGGAATCAACGGGGAATACAACTATTGGCCATGCTCGCTGGCCGGCCAATGGTTTTCCTTTACGGGGATTACGCCCGAGCAATTGAAGGATGTGGTCGCAACAGGAGCCACGGACGAGCAGATCGCCGAATGGATCGAGGGGGCATCGAAGGTCAAGGATGCGAATGACGTGCTGAAATGGAATAACAAGTTGCGCGATATGCGGCTGAGCGACATGAGTCTGGAGGCGCAGCGCTATCTCGAAGACTATATTCCTAAGGTCGTGCCCGCGCATCGCCCGGTGTACGTGTGGTTTGATGTGTACGATTTGGAAGAACGGCGGTTGTGA
- a CDS encoding NAD(P)H-binding protein translates to MFVVLGATGNTGSTVADTLLHRKQPVRVVVRSADKGAAWKAKGAEVAVASLEDVPAMTKALMGATGVYLLVPPNYGAAAWLAEQRQRMDQAAQAVKASGIPHVVFLSSVGGHLADGTGPIRAVHYGEQVLGAVANHLTILRPCSFMENWAPGIGMAKIQGLLPTFMSFGFSQEAATLFKEMYTGFATGTIGYERPEQSIRGIVTLTDALRRMV, encoded by the coding sequence ATGTTTGTAGTCTTAGGGGCGACAGGGAATACCGGATCGACGGTGGCGGATACCTTGCTTCACCGCAAGCAGCCGGTGCGTGTTGTCGTGCGATCGGCTGACAAGGGTGCCGCATGGAAGGCGAAGGGTGCGGAGGTGGCGGTGGCGTCGCTGGAAGATGTCCCCGCGATGACTAAGGCCCTGATGGGCGCCACCGGCGTCTATCTGCTGGTCCCGCCGAATTATGGGGCGGCGGCCTGGCTCGCCGAGCAACGGCAACGCATGGATCAGGCCGCGCAAGCGGTGAAGGCCAGCGGCATTCCGCATGTCGTGTTTCTGTCGTCGGTCGGCGGCCATCTTGCGGATGGCACGGGGCCGATCCGGGCCGTTCATTACGGAGAGCAGGTGTTGGGGGCGGTTGCGAATCACCTCACCATCCTGCGGCCCTGCTCGTTCATGGAGAACTGGGCGCCGGGAATCGGCATGGCGAAAATCCAAGGTCTGCTGCCGACCTTCATGTCGTTCGGCTTTTCTCAGGAAGCGGCCACCTTATTTAAAGAGATGTATACGGGATTCGCCACAGGTACGATAGGGTACGAACGCCCTGAGCAAAGTATACGTGGCATAGTGACACTTACAGACGCACTGCGGCGAATGGTATAA
- a CDS encoding DoxX family protein yields MKAFFQTDDGWTGIILRLTLGLVMFPHGAQKLLGWYGGFGFDGTMGFFTQKLGLPWIIAFLVIVGEFFGSLGLLSGFLTRFSAGSLIVIMLGAITMAHLPHGFFMNWFGQQQGEGYEYHLLVIGIAAALLATGGGKWSADRLIAERINR; encoded by the coding sequence ATGAAAGCCTTCTTTCAAACGGATGACGGATGGACAGGAATAATCTTGCGGCTCACGCTGGGGTTGGTGATGTTCCCGCACGGAGCGCAGAAGTTGCTCGGCTGGTATGGTGGATTCGGATTTGACGGCACCATGGGGTTCTTCACCCAGAAACTGGGGTTGCCGTGGATCATCGCCTTCCTGGTCATCGTCGGAGAGTTTTTCGGCAGTCTTGGATTGTTGAGCGGATTTCTGACGAGGTTCAGCGCCGGGTCTCTTATTGTGATCATGCTCGGGGCCATCACGATGGCCCATCTTCCCCACGGGTTTTTCATGAACTGGTTCGGGCAGCAACAGGGCGAGGGGTATGAGTATCATCTGTTGGTGATTGGAATTGCGGCGGCGCTGCTGGCCACAGGAGGCGGCAAGTGGTCGGCCGACCGCCTGATCGCAGAACGGATCAACCGCTAA
- the smpB gene encoding SsrA-binding protein SmpB, with protein sequence MSKEKEDQYKVVVTNRKAYHDYFIEEKFEAGIALLGTEVKSLRDGRVNLLDSYASVREGEVFLHHCHISPYSHGNMMNHDPLRVRKLLLHKKEINKLLGKTQQKGLTLIPLRLYFNEQGRAKVELGLAKGKKLYDRRETIKNREAGREVERAIKDRK encoded by the coding sequence ATGTCAAAAGAGAAAGAGGATCAATACAAAGTCGTCGTCACGAACCGGAAGGCCTACCACGATTACTTCATCGAAGAGAAGTTCGAGGCTGGGATTGCGTTGTTGGGCACCGAGGTCAAATCTCTCCGGGACGGCCGCGTGAATCTGTTGGACAGCTATGCGTCGGTGCGCGAGGGGGAGGTGTTTCTCCACCATTGCCACATCAGCCCCTATAGCCACGGCAACATGATGAATCACGATCCGCTGCGGGTGCGGAAGCTGCTCCTGCACAAGAAAGAGATCAACAAGCTGCTTGGCAAGACGCAACAGAAGGGTCTGACGCTCATTCCCCTCCGCCTGTACTTCAATGAGCAGGGTCGTGCGAAGGTCGAGCTCGGGCTGGCGAAGGGGAAGAAACTCTACGACCGGCGGGAAACCATCAAGAATCGCGAAGCCGGACGCGAGGTCGAACGGGCCATCAAAGACAGAAAATAG
- a CDS encoding DUF721 domain-containing protein — translation MVSSGPLVSFGTILSSVAKQLGLETRLVEVRIQQQWPALVGEPIGSHTWPVQIRFHKLYLLVENSVWLQQLTFLKPALLAKLNAEAGSELLTDIVLRVGEIPSRETEPAPVPPAPQKAPASDKELAEFTAHASAIQDPGIRQRFREVISNYPSLATLPPPEEDPSRVP, via the coding sequence ATGGTTAGCTCCGGCCCTCTCGTCTCGTTCGGTACAATCCTCTCCAGCGTGGCCAAACAACTGGGTTTGGAAACCAGGCTCGTCGAGGTGCGTATCCAGCAACAGTGGCCCGCCCTTGTCGGAGAGCCGATCGGCTCGCATACCTGGCCCGTCCAGATCCGCTTTCACAAACTGTATCTGCTCGTCGAAAACTCCGTGTGGCTCCAGCAGCTGACGTTTCTCAAACCGGCGCTCCTGGCCAAACTGAATGCCGAGGCCGGATCGGAACTGCTGACAGACATCGTCCTACGCGTAGGCGAGATCCCATCACGGGAAACCGAGCCTGCTCCAGTGCCCCCCGCGCCTCAGAAAGCCCCGGCCTCCGACAAAGAGCTGGCCGAGTTCACCGCTCACGCCTCCGCAATTCAGGACCCCGGTATCCGTCAGCGCTTTAGAGAGGTGATATCGAATTATCCTTCTCTGGCGACTCTGCCTCCACCGGAAGAGGATCCGTCACGCGTCCCTTGA